In the Oryza glaberrima chromosome 6, OglaRS2, whole genome shotgun sequence genome, one interval contains:
- the LOC127775380 gene encoding tRNA (guanine-N(7)-)-methyltransferase isoform X1, whose translation MPLPDQEAAAGGDGGAMASGDGANGGGGGGQGKLPRKRFYRARAHSNPLSDSHFPIPISPDEVDLSQHYPRYFPSGEGEARQGDAAVPRIRFADVGCGFGGLLVGLSTLFPDTLMIGMELRDKVTEYVKERILALRASNPGKYDNISVVRTNSMKYIPNYFRKAQLSKMFFLFPDPHFKEKNHRRRVISMQLLDEYAYVMEVGGIIYTITDVEELGEWMRSCLEKHPLFEAIPEEETKADPVVKLLSTATEEGQKVARNGGQTFQAIFRRISLQE comes from the exons ATGCCTCTCCCAGACCAAGAAGCAGCTGcaggcggggacggcggcgcgatggcgagcggcgacggcgcgaacggcggtggcggtggcgggcagGGGAAGCTCCCGCGGAAGCGGTTCTACCGGGCGCGCGCGCACAGCAACCCGCTCAGCGACTCGCACTTCCCGATCCCGATATCACCCGACGAGGTGGACCTCTCGCAGCACTACCCGCGGTACTTCCCctccggcgagggcgaggcccgccagggcgacgcggcggtgccACGGATCCGCTTCGCGGACGTTGGGTGTGGGTTCGGCGGGCTGCTCGTCGGCCTCTCTACGCTCTTCCCGGACACCCTCATGATCGGCATGGAGCTCAGGGACAAG GTGACTGAGTATGTCAAAGAGCGGATTTTGGCTTTAAGAGCATCGAATCCGGGAAAGTACGACAACATATCTGTCGTGCGCACCAATTCGATGAAATACATTCCAAACTATTTCAGGAAGGCTCAGCTTTCGAAAATGTTCTTCCTGTTCCCTGATCCTCACTTCAAGGAGAAGAACCACCGGCGGAGGGTGATCAGCATGCAGCTGCTAGATGAGTATGCTTATGtgatggaagtgggaggaatcATATATACAATCACAGATGTGGAGGAGCTCGGAGAATGGATGCGGTCATGCCTGGAGAAACACCCGCTGTTCGAAGCTATCCCAGAGGAAGAGACAAAAGCAGACCCAGTTGTCAAGCTACTGTCTACCGCCACTGAAGAAGGTCAGAAGGTTGCAAGAAATGGAGGTCAGACTTTCCAGGCCATCTTTAGACGCATCTCCTTGCAAGAGTAG
- the LOC127775380 gene encoding tRNA (guanine-N(7)-)-methyltransferase isoform X2 gives MASGDGANGGGGGGQGKLPRKRFYRARAHSNPLSDSHFPIPISPDEVDLSQHYPRYFPSGEGEARQGDAAVPRIRFADVGCGFGGLLVGLSTLFPDTLMIGMELRDKVTEYVKERILALRASNPGKYDNISVVRTNSMKYIPNYFRKAQLSKMFFLFPDPHFKEKNHRRRVISMQLLDEYAYVMEVGGIIYTITDVEELGEWMRSCLEKHPLFEAIPEEETKADPVVKLLSTATEEGQKVARNGGQTFQAIFRRISLQE, from the exons atggcgagcggcgacggcgcgaacggcggtggcggtggcgggcagGGGAAGCTCCCGCGGAAGCGGTTCTACCGGGCGCGCGCGCACAGCAACCCGCTCAGCGACTCGCACTTCCCGATCCCGATATCACCCGACGAGGTGGACCTCTCGCAGCACTACCCGCGGTACTTCCCctccggcgagggcgaggcccgccagggcgacgcggcggtgccACGGATCCGCTTCGCGGACGTTGGGTGTGGGTTCGGCGGGCTGCTCGTCGGCCTCTCTACGCTCTTCCCGGACACCCTCATGATCGGCATGGAGCTCAGGGACAAG GTGACTGAGTATGTCAAAGAGCGGATTTTGGCTTTAAGAGCATCGAATCCGGGAAAGTACGACAACATATCTGTCGTGCGCACCAATTCGATGAAATACATTCCAAACTATTTCAGGAAGGCTCAGCTTTCGAAAATGTTCTTCCTGTTCCCTGATCCTCACTTCAAGGAGAAGAACCACCGGCGGAGGGTGATCAGCATGCAGCTGCTAGATGAGTATGCTTATGtgatggaagtgggaggaatcATATATACAATCACAGATGTGGAGGAGCTCGGAGAATGGATGCGGTCATGCCTGGAGAAACACCCGCTGTTCGAAGCTATCCCAGAGGAAGAGACAAAAGCAGACCCAGTTGTCAAGCTACTGTCTACCGCCACTGAAGAAGGTCAGAAGGTTGCAAGAAATGGAGGTCAGACTTTCCAGGCCATCTTTAGACGCATCTCCTTGCAAGAGTAG
- the LOC127775379 gene encoding ankyrin repeat domain-containing protein EMB506, chloroplastic, whose amino-acid sequence MLPWAPPPATAATTSPASSAPLLRAMPRRARSPRLPPPPHHPSPPPPPPLLSVGPGAAPRAARPSHGDVFWEEPDDGGSGSDGEDGDGAEAEAERQKATGRRSSFSSFPSPSLFSRLGAARRQEQREEEELRGEIELLLTPEEMAILDQNETPDITKISSPKWHPLHSYVLALQIPLMDRLLDSGVDINLLDKDGFTPLHKAVIGKKEAVISHLLRRGANPHVRDRDGATPLHYAVQVGALQTVKLLIKNRVDVNVADNDGWTPLHLAIQSRNRDIAKILLVNGADKTRRTKDGRTALDISLCFGRDFKSYDLAKLVKLVPANRKM is encoded by the exons ATGCTCccatgggcgccgccgccggcgacggcggccaccacctccCCGGCCTCGTCGGCTCCGCTCCTCCGCGCCATGCCCCGGCGCGCGCGCTCTCCGCGCCTCCCACCGCCCCCGCACcacccttcccctcctcctccgccgccgcttctctcGGTTGGCCccggggcggcgccgcgcgccgcgcgcccttCCCACGGCGACGTGTTCTGGGAGGAGCCGGACGACGGCGGCTCCGGAAGCGACGGCGAGGATGGGGATGGGGCagaggccgaggccgagcggCAGAAGGCCACCGGGCGGAGGAGCAGCTTCTCCTCGTTCCCTTCCCCCTCGCTGTTCTCCAGGctcggcgccgcgcggcggcaaGAGCAGCGAGAAGAAGAGGAGCTTCGAGGAG AAATCGAGCTTCTCTTGACGCCTGAAGAAATGGCTATCCTGGATCAGAACGAGACCCCGGATATCACCAAAATATCATCA CCGAAATGGCATCCACTTCATAGTTACGTGTTGGCGCTGCAGATACCTCTCATGGACAGGCTGCTCGATAGTGGTGTCGATATCAATTTACTTGACAAA GATGGTTTCACCCCACTTCACAAGGCGGTCATAGGCAAAAAGGAGGCCGTCATTAGCCATCTCCTGCGAAGAGGGGCAAATCCTCATGTCAGAGATAGG GATGGAGCCACACCATTACATTATGCAGTTCAAGTTGGTGCCCTGCAAACTGTGAAGTTACTGATCAAGAATAGGGTTGATGTCAATGTTGCTGATAAT GATGGCTGGACACCGTTGCATTTAGCTATACAGAGTAGAAATAGAGATATAGCAAAGATATTGCTTGTCAATGGTGCAGATAAGACGAGAAGAACCAAG GATGGAAGGACTGCCTTAGATATAAGCTTGTGTTTTGGAAGAGATTTCAAGTCTTATGATTTGGCAAAGCTTGTCAAACTTGTTCCGGCAAATAGAAAAATGTGA
- the LOC127777828 gene encoding uncharacterized protein LOC127777828: protein MLTRTLAGRVRPLLAAAGLRGYAPRAAADLVVVGDEEPPPRTASSASAAATVSIAATAPTVLQPRVLIYDGVCHLCHRGVKWVIKADKHAKIRFCCVQSKAAEPYLRLVGMDREDVLRRVLFIEGPEAYYEGSTAALKVASYLPLPYSALSSLLIIPAPLRDAIYDYIAKNRYDWFGKDDECIVTKNKELLERFIDREEMLGGGPSNSF from the exons atgctCACCCGAAccctcgccggccgcgtccGCCCCCTCCTCGCTGCCGCGGGCCTCCGCGGCTACGCGCCCCGCGCggccgccgacctcgtcgtcgtcggcgacgaggagcccccgccgcgcaccgcgtcctccgcctccgccgccgccaccgtctccatcGCGGCCACTGCGCCCACCGTCCTGCAGCCGCGCGTGCTCATCTACGACGGCGTCTGCCACCTCTGCCACCGCG GGGTGAAGTGGGTGATCAAGGCGGACAAGCACGCCAAGATCAGGTTCTGCTGCGTGCAGTCCAAGGCCGCGGAGCCGTACCTGAGACTGGTCGGGATGGACAGGGAGGACGTGCTGCGGCGAGTCCTCTTCATCGAGGGGCCTGAGGCCTACTACGAGGGATCCACAG CTGCTTTGAAAGTTGCATCGTACCTGCCTCTTCCCTACTCAGCTTTGAGCTCCCTGCTGATCATCCCCGCCCCACTGCGGGATGCAATCTACGATTACATTGCAAAGAATCGCTACGATTGGTTTGGCAAGGATGATGAGTGCATCGTTACCAAGAACAAGGAGCTTCTTGAGCGCTTCATCGACAGGGAGGAGATGCTTGGAGGTGGTCCCAGCAATAGCTTCTGA
- the LOC127777826 gene encoding DNA polymerase lambda isoform X1, giving the protein MAPKRKPPARAAAKLDPDGMFRGVSAFVVPHAVQSRRLEVWKQRLAQMGGRVQEKLAAKGGGGAVTHVLAADAKALLRELDAAWLHRFRGSVVSFEWLEECLKSGERLPEHKFAINYEEEFKPKKEGGAAGSGVLQSAKRSKISSDGPENRKETAGGNRESRDAIAHPNEDSDVVKGPSTCTSSQSASGDSKETIASQNAFKAEEASSGESSTYAPPDLNRNITEIFGKLINIYRALGDDRRSFSYYKAIPVIEKLPFKIESADQVKDLPAIGKSLKDHINEIVNTGKLSKLEHFENDEKVRTVSLFGEVWGVGPATALKLYDKGHRTLDDLQKDDSLTSAQRIGLKFFDDIKQRIPRHEVSEMEKLLQEVGTDILPGVIIVCGGSYRRGKSSCGDMDIIITHPDGESHVGFLPKFVQRLKDINFLREDLIFSIHSIEGTDCGVDTYFGLCTYPGRELRHRIDLKKVYPRNRHAFGLLAWTGNDVLNRRLRILADSKGYILDDTGLYLATPGSGGKRGGRSDAIINCDTEKDVFDTLGFPWLEPHERNL; this is encoded by the exons ATGGCTCCGAAGCGGaagccgccggcgagggcggcggcgaagttGGACCCCGACGGCATGTTCCGCGGCGTCTCCGCCTTCGTCGTCCCCCACGCCGTCCAGTCTCGCCGCCTCGAG GTGTGGAAGCAGAGGCTGGCGCAGATGGGGGGACGCGTCCAGGAGAAGCTCGCcgccaagggcggcggcggcgcggtcacCCACGTCCTGGCCGCCGACGCCAAGGCGCTGCTCCGGGAGCTCGACGCCGCCTGGCTCCACCGCTTTCGCGGG AGCGTGGTGTCATTCGAGTGGCTGGAGGAGTGCCTCAAATCTGGGGAGAGGCTACCGGAGCACAAGTTTGCTATCAACTACGAAGAGGAATTTAAGCCGAAGAAGGAAGGTGGCGCTGCAGGTTCAGGTGTGTTGCAGTCTGCAAAGAGGAGCAAAATATCATCAGACGGTCCTGAGAATCGGAAGGAAACTGCTGGGGGTAATCGAGAATCTCGAGATGCAATTGCACATCCAAATGAAGATTCGGATGTTGTAAAGGGGCCTAGCACGTGTACAAGTAGCCAAAGTGCCTCTGGAGATTCTAAGGAAACCATAGCTTCTCAAAATGCATTCAAAGCTGAG GAAGCCTCTTCTGGAGAATCCTCAACGTATGCTCCTCCAGACTTGAACAGGAACATAACTGAGATTTTTGGAAAGCTGATCAATATATATAGAG CCCTGGGAGATGACCGAAGATCATTTAGCTATTACAAGGCTATTCCAGTGATTGAGAAATTGCCATTCAAAATAGAAAGCGCTGATCAAGTTAAAGACCTCCCTGCTATTGGGAAATCATTGAAAGACCAT ATTAATGAGATAGTAAATACAGGAAAGCTTTCCAAGCTAGAGCACTTTGAGAATGATGAGAAG GTTCGAACTGTCAGCCTATTTGGTGAAGTTTGGGGTGTTGGTCCTGCAACTGCTCTCAAGTTATATGATAAAGGACATCGTACACTGGATGACCTTCAAAAAGACGATTCACTTACAAGTGCTCAGAGGATTGGCCTGAAGTTCTTTGACGATATCAAACAAAGAATACCCCGACATGAG GTTAGTGAGATGGAGAAGCTTTTGCAAGAAGTTGGGACTGATATCTTGCCTGGG GTGATAATTGTATGTGGGGGATCATACAGACGTGGAAAATCTTCTTGTGGTGACATGGATATTATTATCACTCATCCTGATGGTGAAAG TCATGTAGgctttttaccaaaatttgttcAGCGCTTGAAGGACATCAATTTTTTGAGGGAGGATCTTATTTTCAGCATACACAGCATTGAG GGAACTGATTGTGGAGTTGACACATATTTTGGTCTTTGCACATATCCTGGGCGTGAGCTGCGCCATCGCATCGACCTCAAG AAGGTATACCCAAGGAACAGACATGCATTTGGGCTGCTTGCTTGGACTGGCAATGATGTTCTGAATCGACG ATTAAGAATACTAGCAGATTCCAAAGGCTACATTCTTGACGACACTGGTTTGTATCTTGCTACACCGGGCAGTGGTGGAAAGCGT GGGGGAAGATCAGATGCTATAATTAATTGTGACACCGAGAAGGATGTGTTCGATACACTTGGATTCCCCTGGTTGGAACCTCACGAACGTAATCTCTAG
- the LOC127777826 gene encoding DNA polymerase lambda isoform X2, which translates to MAPKRKPPARAAAKLDPDGMFRGVSAFVVPHAVQSRRLEVWKQRLAQMGGRVQEKLAAKGGGGAVTHVLAADAKALLRELDAAWLHRFRGSVVSFEWLEECLKSGERLPEHKFAINYEEEFKPKKEGGAAGSGVLQSAKRSKISSDGPENRKETAGGNRESRDAIAHPNEDSDVVKGPSTCTSSQSASGDSKETIASQNAFKAEEASSGESSTYAPPDLNRNITEIFGKLINIYRALGDDRRSFSYYKAIPVIEKLPFKIESADQVKDLPAIGKSLKDHINEIVNTGKLSKLEHFENDEKVRTVSLFGEVWGVGPATALKLYDKGHRTLDDLQKDDSLTSAQRIGLKFFDDIKQRIPRHEVSEMEKLLQEVGTDILPGVIIVCGGSYRRGKSSCGDMDIIITHPDGESHVGFLPKFVQRLKDINFLREDLIFSIHSIEGTDCGVDTYFGLCTYPGRELRHRIDLKVYPRNRHAFGLLAWTGNDVLNRRLRILADSKGYILDDTGLYLATPGSGGKRGGRSDAIINCDTEKDVFDTLGFPWLEPHERNL; encoded by the exons ATGGCTCCGAAGCGGaagccgccggcgagggcggcggcgaagttGGACCCCGACGGCATGTTCCGCGGCGTCTCCGCCTTCGTCGTCCCCCACGCCGTCCAGTCTCGCCGCCTCGAG GTGTGGAAGCAGAGGCTGGCGCAGATGGGGGGACGCGTCCAGGAGAAGCTCGCcgccaagggcggcggcggcgcggtcacCCACGTCCTGGCCGCCGACGCCAAGGCGCTGCTCCGGGAGCTCGACGCCGCCTGGCTCCACCGCTTTCGCGGG AGCGTGGTGTCATTCGAGTGGCTGGAGGAGTGCCTCAAATCTGGGGAGAGGCTACCGGAGCACAAGTTTGCTATCAACTACGAAGAGGAATTTAAGCCGAAGAAGGAAGGTGGCGCTGCAGGTTCAGGTGTGTTGCAGTCTGCAAAGAGGAGCAAAATATCATCAGACGGTCCTGAGAATCGGAAGGAAACTGCTGGGGGTAATCGAGAATCTCGAGATGCAATTGCACATCCAAATGAAGATTCGGATGTTGTAAAGGGGCCTAGCACGTGTACAAGTAGCCAAAGTGCCTCTGGAGATTCTAAGGAAACCATAGCTTCTCAAAATGCATTCAAAGCTGAG GAAGCCTCTTCTGGAGAATCCTCAACGTATGCTCCTCCAGACTTGAACAGGAACATAACTGAGATTTTTGGAAAGCTGATCAATATATATAGAG CCCTGGGAGATGACCGAAGATCATTTAGCTATTACAAGGCTATTCCAGTGATTGAGAAATTGCCATTCAAAATAGAAAGCGCTGATCAAGTTAAAGACCTCCCTGCTATTGGGAAATCATTGAAAGACCAT ATTAATGAGATAGTAAATACAGGAAAGCTTTCCAAGCTAGAGCACTTTGAGAATGATGAGAAG GTTCGAACTGTCAGCCTATTTGGTGAAGTTTGGGGTGTTGGTCCTGCAACTGCTCTCAAGTTATATGATAAAGGACATCGTACACTGGATGACCTTCAAAAAGACGATTCACTTACAAGTGCTCAGAGGATTGGCCTGAAGTTCTTTGACGATATCAAACAAAGAATACCCCGACATGAG GTTAGTGAGATGGAGAAGCTTTTGCAAGAAGTTGGGACTGATATCTTGCCTGGG GTGATAATTGTATGTGGGGGATCATACAGACGTGGAAAATCTTCTTGTGGTGACATGGATATTATTATCACTCATCCTGATGGTGAAAG TCATGTAGgctttttaccaaaatttgttcAGCGCTTGAAGGACATCAATTTTTTGAGGGAGGATCTTATTTTCAGCATACACAGCATTGAG GGAACTGATTGTGGAGTTGACACATATTTTGGTCTTTGCACATATCCTGGGCGTGAGCTGCGCCATCGCATCGACCTCAAG GTATACCCAAGGAACAGACATGCATTTGGGCTGCTTGCTTGGACTGGCAATGATGTTCTGAATCGACG ATTAAGAATACTAGCAGATTCCAAAGGCTACATTCTTGACGACACTGGTTTGTATCTTGCTACACCGGGCAGTGGTGGAAAGCGT GGGGGAAGATCAGATGCTATAATTAATTGTGACACCGAGAAGGATGTGTTCGATACACTTGGATTCCCCTGGTTGGAACCTCACGAACGTAATCTCTAG
- the LOC127777825 gene encoding leashin-like, with the protein MAAAAWGGTTQKCDSCGRTVYPVEELAADGRVYHRPCFRCTHCKATLQFSNYSSVEGVLYCKPHYDQILKSTGSLEKSFEGTSKSAKAEKSNGNKGQPNRFSSMFVGTQDKCVVCNKTVYPLEKVNLNGSSYHKSCFRCTHGGCTLSPSNNVTHEGKLYCKTHHSQLFMVKGNFSNFEDSTPNAKVDIEKQPEHEDATKNPGGPGQGDGLTEKPLESELTPEKPSQDDIVAEKQSQSSVDVPKQSESSTTVQRSEEGERVTKGESNSHVVSKKPLESSVEKPFQSSAVNLQPSGSSAAVRKPWQRNLPTDKPLLSNTTTEKSTPSSAAIEESLPSNGVDAKQPESSTASTVVKRPWQRRVATENLPQSISPSDKPSSTSADDVKPSENSKLIRKPWQRAVAAEAQIQNSGPTEKSSFTNDTKPSESTTSIKRPWERKVVNEKPLQNNIDTEKPLQNNTDTEKSSSSAIDVKLAETSTTPTVPQEHSGITEKPSQTSADDVKPSESTAAVVKKQWQRNIGFQKQPQSSVTDAKTPESRGMGKRLWQRNVPTEKQSQSGASVVTPSQVSVASTNPLQSGVVVKKPWQRSVSREKEPEKDICSNKPLQNRVLAEEAEKTNVTADNKSQIIQDKKNNGATTENSSQISESAKKLPLTANKSQADTSTKKLSESDILAVASSQITEPSKKPSENTAENEKPSQTDIATDELPLTQSVEAMSEPSPSDAAHQEISEREILTDKLPESTMAVEKLSQTATLTEKPSKEDAAEKLPQTNEPSEQPHESEETAEKPLQNEANAESTTKQSDLSLEKPPQVDANVGNPTEPESDATSGVNSSDAQIRPTAEQLVGPQGIVSAEKTSDQILEANTDPAADQSSESQDVAPAKVATEQPLENQKAAASEQPLEPQHEAYEENPQEHNSDATAKESSEPERDTASDQLAEQPSESRTAGEKATLRESDVVTEDPAEPQIDAAAERSAEVLSESQTGVETPVLHQSDRTNEVPSEPQTDEASDKSTEQPLEPENDASVEDEKPPEIESDDVHDKPSESTPDTETLPHNTPKSSISISKAADGNVSEEAPSQSSASIETPSESAIAVEEPKHDDEASIKPSEDSSALEEPPQDDSASVEPSENTITLEKASEEDEGSVKPSEGNDALEKTLEEDEASAKLPEDSTTFEKPSEKDDAGTKQSEDPVTLEKEPEEDKGSVEPTQDNAGLEKPLEEDKASAKPSEDSVVLDKPSVEDDDSAKPSEDSMDLEKPEAHKPSEEEEDGATKSSPEDAAVEEAPLQGDTETATDKPSLEADTTETA; encoded by the exons atggcggcggcggcgtggggcggcACGACGCAGAAGTGCGACTCATGCGGGAGGACGGTCTACCCCgtcgaggagctcgccgccgacggccgcgtCTACCACCGCCCGTGCTTCCGCTGCACCCACTGCAAGGCCACCCTCCAG TTTAGTAACTATTCTTCTGTCGAAGGTGTCCTATATTGCAAACCTCACTATGACCAGATATTGAAATCAACCGGCAGTTTGGAGAAAAGTTTTGAAG GGACATCAAAATCAGCTAAAGCAGAAAAATCGAATGGAAACAAG GGGCAACCGAACAGATTCTCTAGCATGTTTGTTGGCACACAAGACAAGTGCGTAGTTTGTAACAAGACTGTGTACCCTCTTGAAAAG GTTAATCTTAACGGGAGCTCATATCATAAATCATGCTTCCGTTGCACCCATGGAGGTTGTACTCTTAGCCCATCCAACAATGTCACACATGAAGGCAAACTTTATTGCAAGACCCATCACTCTCAATTATTTATGGTTAAGGGAAACTTCAGCAATTTTGAGGATAGTACTCCAAATGCAAAAGTGGATATCGAGAAACAACCAGAACATGAAGATGCTACCAAGAATCCAGGAGGCCCAGGTCAAGGTGATGGGCTCACTGAGAAACCTTTAGAAAGTGAACTCACTCCTGAGAAACCGTCACAAGACGATATTGTGGCTGAAAAGCAATCACAAAGTAGCGTTGATGTCCCAAAACAATCAGAAAGCAGCACAACAGTTCAGAGGTCAGAAGAAGGGGAAAGGGTTACCAAGGGTGAGTCAAATAGTCATGTAGTCAGCAAGAAGCCATTGGAAAGCAGTGTAGAAAAGCCATTCCAGAGCAGTGCAGTTAACTTACAGCCATCAGGAAGTAGTGCAGCCGTAAGAAAACCATGGCAGCGCAATCTTCCCACAGATAAGCCATTGCTGAGTAACACAACCACTGAAAAGTCAACTCCAAGCAGTGCTGCCATTGAGGAATCATTGCCAAGTAATGGGGTTGATGCAAAACAGCCAGAAAGCAGCACTGCCAGCACAGTGGTAAAAAGGCCATGGCAACGGAGGGTAGCTACGGAGAATCTACCGCAGAGCATTTCGCCATCAGATAAGCCATCATCAACCAGTGCAGATGATGTGAAGCCATCAGAAAACAGCAAATTGATCAGAAAACCATGGCAACGTGCTGTGGCTGCTGAGGCGCAGATACAGAACAGTGGACCAACTGAGAAGTCATCATTTACAAATGATACAAAGCCATCAGAAAGCACCACATCAATTAAAAGGCCATGGGAGCGCAAAGTGGTCAATGAGAAGCCACTGCAGAACAATATAGACACGGAGAAGCCACTGCAGAACAATACAGACACTGAGAAGTCATCTAGCAGTGCTATCGATGTGAAGCTGGCAGAAACCAGTACAACACCCACTGTGCCACAGGAACACAGTGGAATCACGGAGAAACCTTCACAGACCAGTGCAGATGATGTAAAGCCATCAGAGAGCACTGCAGCAGTGGTTAAAAAGCAATGGCAACGTAACATCGGATTCCAGAAACAGCCCCAGAGCAGTGTAACTGATGCAAAGACACCTGAAAGCAGGGGAATGGGCAAAAGATTGTGGCAGCGCAATGTTCCAACTGAAAAGCAATCGCAAAGCGGTGCGTCGGTTGTGACACCATCACAAGTTAGTGTGGCTAGCACCAACCCGCTCCAAAGCGGCGTGGTTGTGAAAAAGCCATGGCAAAGAAGCGTGTCTAGAGAAAAAGAGCCAGAGAAGGATATATGTAGCAACAAACCGTTACAAAACCGTGTACTTGCTGAAGAAGCAGAGAAAACCAATGTGACTGCTGATAACAAATCACAGATCATTCAAGATAAAAAGAACAATGGTGCTACCACAGAGAATTCATCACAAATAAGTGAAAGTGCCAAAAAACTACCACTTACTGCAAATAAATCGCAAGCTGATACTTCCACAAAAAAATTGTCAGAAAGTGACATACTTGCTGTAGCATCATCTCAGATCACTGAACCATCTAAGAAGCCATCAGAAAACACTGCTGAAAATGAGAAGCCATCACAGACTGATATTGCTACTGACGAGCTACCCCTGACCCAAAGTGTAGAAGCCATGTCAGAACCATCTCCAAGTGATGCAGCTCATCAGGAAATCTCTGAGAGGGAGATACTGACAGATAAATTACCAGAAAGTACCATGGCTGTTGAGAAGCTATCTCAAACTGCTACTCTAACCGAAAAGCCATCTAAAGAAGATGCTGCAGAGAAGCTACCGCAAACCAATGAACCTTCTGAGCAGCCACACGAGAGTGAAGAGACTGCTGAGAAGCCACTTCAAAATGAAGCTAATGCTGAAAGCACAACAAAACAAAGTGATCTCAGTCTTGAGAAGCCACCTCAGGTTGATGCCAATGTTGGGAATCCTACCGAGCCTGAAAGTGATGCCACTTCTGGTGTGAACTCATCAGATGCTCAAATCAGGCCAACTGCTGAGCAGTTAGTAGGACCTCAAGGCATTGTATCTGCCGAGAAGACATCTGACCAGATATTAGAAGCTAACACCGATCCAGCTGCTGACCAGTCGTCAGAGTCCCAAGATGTTGCACCTGCTAAAGTTGCAACGGAGCAACCATTAGAAAATCAAAAGGCTGCAGCTTCAGAGCAGCCATTGGAACCTCAACACGAAGCATATGAAGAGAATCCACAAGAGCATAATAGTGATGCAACTGCCAAGGAGTCATCAGAACCTGAAAGAGATACTGCTTCTGATCAGTTGGCTGAGCAGCCATCAGAATCTCGAACTGCAGGTGAGAAGGCAACACTGCGTGAAAGTGATGTGGTTACCGAGGATCCAGCAGAACCTCAAATTGATGCAGCTGCTGAAAGGTCAGCTGAGGTGTTATCAGAATCTCAAACTGGAGTTGAGACACCAGTGCTGCATCAAAGTGATAGAACTAACGAGGTTCCATCAGAACCTCAAACTGATGAAGCTTCTGACAAGTCAACTGAGCAGCCATTGGAGCCTGAAAATGATGCATCTGTCGAGGATGAGAAGCCACCGGAAATCGAAAGTGATGATGTTCATGATAAACCATCAGAAAGCACCCCAGATACTGAAACCCTGCCTCATAACACTCCAAAGAGTAGCATAAGCATTAGCAAAGCTGCAGACGGCAACGTTTCTGAGGAGGCACCATCTCAGAGCAGTGCATCCATAGAAACGCCATCAGAAAGTGCCATAGCTGTCGAGGAACCAAAACACGACGACGAGGCCAGCATAAAGCCATCCGAAGACAGCAGTGCTCTTGAGGAGCCACCGCAGGACGATAGCGCCAGCGTGGAGCCATCAGAGAACACTATAACTCTTGAGAAGGCATCAGAGGAAGATGAGGGAAGTGTAAAGCCATCAGAAGGCAATGATGCTCTTGAGAAAACATTGGAGGAGGATGAGGCGAGTGCCAAGCTACCAGAAGACAGTACGACCTTTGAGAAGCCATCGGAGAAAGATGATGCTGGCACCAAGCAGTCAGAGGACCCTGTAACTCTTGAGAAGGAACCAGAGGAAGACAAGGGAAGTGTGGAACCAACACAGGACAATGCTGGTCTTGAGAAACCGTTGGAGGAAGACAAGGCGAGTGCGAAGCCATCAGAGGACAGTGTGGTTCTTGATAAGCCATCAGTGGAAGATGATGACAGCGCCAAGCCATCAGAGGATAGCATGGACCTTGAAAAGCCAGAGGCTCACAAACCatcagaggaagaagaagatggcgcGACCAAGTCATCACCGGAGGATGCTGCCGTTGAGGAGGCGCCATTGCAAGGTGACACAGAAACAGCCACTGACAAACCCTCACTAGAAGCAGACACCACAGAAACTGCCTGA